In Hymenobacter sublimis, a single genomic region encodes these proteins:
- a CDS encoding oxygenase MpaB family protein, which produces MEYFVDQESVVRTIWGKADTVLFIFAGAAAEFAVNKAVDWLYFTGRLPADPLGRLFSTVEYARQIVFAERHEAERAIDTIAAIHAAVEAKRGQRIPAWAYRDVLYMLIDYSIRAFELLERPLSEPEKAEVCAVFCRVGQRMGIPELPATYAAWLLDREQHLSQDLAHSPFTTNLYAQYRKHLGPLRYQLLLQGQALVVPAPVRGLLRLGRRSWLEPVVPIYRRTQHLAVSKWVKTSLLPAAYRAQISALDREPAPARPLAA; this is translated from the coding sequence ATGGAATATTTCGTAGACCAAGAATCGGTGGTGCGCACCATTTGGGGAAAGGCTGATACGGTGCTGTTCATTTTTGCGGGGGCGGCCGCCGAGTTTGCCGTGAACAAGGCAGTCGACTGGCTGTATTTCACGGGCCGCCTGCCCGCCGATCCGCTGGGCCGTCTGTTCTCGACGGTAGAATACGCCCGGCAGATTGTGTTTGCCGAGCGCCACGAAGCCGAGCGGGCCATCGACACCATTGCGGCCATTCACGCCGCCGTGGAAGCTAAGCGGGGGCAGCGCATTCCGGCCTGGGCCTACCGCGACGTACTGTACATGCTTATTGACTACTCCATTCGCGCCTTTGAGCTCTTGGAGCGCCCCTTATCAGAGCCGGAAAAAGCCGAAGTCTGTGCTGTGTTCTGCCGGGTAGGACAGCGCATGGGCATTCCGGAGCTACCGGCTACGTACGCCGCCTGGCTCCTGGACCGGGAACAGCACCTCAGTCAGGACTTAGCGCATAGTCCTTTCACCACCAACCTGTACGCTCAGTACCGCAAGCACTTGGGCCCACTCCGGTACCAACTGCTGCTACAGGGGCAGGCGCTGGTAGTACCCGCGCCAGTTCGGGGGTTGCTGCGGTTGGGTCGGCGCTCTTGGCTGGAGCCCGTTGTGCCCATTTACCGTCGCACGCAGCACTTGGCCGTAAGCAAATGGGTGAAAACCAGCTTACTGCCAGCCGCCTACCGGGCCCAGATCAGCGCGCTGGACCGGGAGCCGGCCCCAGCGCGGCCGCTTGCGGCGTAA
- a CDS encoding ribosomal maturation YjgA family protein: MKRNRIWYAVLGLLTIGLGLASRQFAPLLPAWIGAYAGDALWALLVFWLVGFGWPRWGSSQVAAVALGFAFCIECSQLYHVSWLDALRHTRPGRLVLGQGFLWSDLLCYTLGVLIGVGLEQIWLRPARLSSLRNPRTKPETF; encoded by the coding sequence ATGAAAAGAAATAGAATCTGGTATGCCGTGTTAGGCCTGCTAACCATAGGATTAGGTCTGGCCTCCCGCCAATTCGCCCCTCTACTGCCGGCCTGGATAGGAGCCTATGCCGGCGACGCACTGTGGGCGCTGCTAGTGTTCTGGCTGGTTGGCTTCGGCTGGCCGCGGTGGGGTAGTAGTCAGGTTGCGGCCGTGGCCCTGGGCTTTGCCTTTTGCATAGAATGCAGTCAGCTCTACCACGTGTCCTGGCTGGATGCCTTGCGCCACACCCGGCCCGGCCGCCTCGTGCTGGGCCAGGGCTTCCTGTGGAGCGACTTGCTCTGCTACACGCTCGGGGTGTTAATAGGGGTAGGGCTGGAGCAAATTTGGCTGCGCCCAGCACGCCTCAGCTCCCTTCGCAATCCACGCACAAAGCCAGAGACATTTTGA
- a CDS encoding NAD-dependent succinate-semialdehyde dehydrogenase: protein MAIESFNPYTGRVERRFRAFSWSKTERILAQAHRAFGEWRTTSFAHRAGLMRRAAALLRERQDELARLMALEMGKPVVDGRAEVQKCALTCDYYAEHAEHFLADEEIKTEAQRSFIAHEPIGVVLAVMPWNFPFWQVVRFAAPALMAGNVGLLKHASNVPQCALALEQIFHDAGFPPAAFRALLIGSDVVGKLIEDNRVKAVTLTGSEPAGAQVAATAGREIKKTVLELGGSDAFIVLADADLELAAKTAAQARMINAGQSCIAAKRFIIEKPVLKEFVAKMKTHLLNFRPGDPLDEATQYGPLARPDLADELTQQVEDSVKQGAKVELFGGQSKPGTALFRPVILTNVKPGQRAYEEEFFGPVAIVLEAKDADDAIRLANDSRFGLGGSVWTCDVRRGEELARRVEAGAVFVNSMVKSSPEMPFGGVKKSGYGRELSHLGIREFVNQKSIWVAKETKPEAQKKVE from the coding sequence ATGGCAATTGAATCTTTCAACCCGTACACTGGCCGCGTAGAGCGCCGGTTCCGGGCGTTCAGCTGGAGCAAAACCGAACGTATTCTGGCCCAGGCGCACCGGGCCTTCGGAGAGTGGCGCACTACCTCGTTTGCGCACCGAGCCGGCCTGATGCGCCGCGCGGCCGCGCTGCTGCGTGAGCGACAGGACGAGCTGGCCCGCCTCATGGCCTTGGAAATGGGCAAGCCCGTAGTGGATGGCCGCGCCGAGGTGCAGAAGTGCGCCCTCACCTGCGACTACTACGCCGAGCACGCCGAGCACTTTCTAGCCGACGAAGAAATCAAGACCGAGGCCCAGCGCAGCTTTATTGCCCACGAGCCCATTGGGGTAGTGCTGGCCGTGATGCCCTGGAATTTTCCGTTCTGGCAGGTCGTGCGCTTTGCCGCGCCGGCCCTGATGGCGGGCAACGTGGGCTTGCTTAAGCACGCCTCCAACGTGCCTCAGTGCGCCCTCGCTCTGGAACAAATTTTCCATGATGCTGGCTTTCCGCCCGCTGCCTTCCGGGCCCTGCTCATCGGCTCCGATGTAGTAGGCAAGCTCATTGAAGATAATCGGGTGAAGGCCGTGACGCTTACCGGTTCGGAGCCGGCCGGGGCGCAGGTGGCCGCCACCGCCGGTCGCGAAATCAAGAAGACGGTGCTGGAGCTAGGTGGCTCCGACGCCTTTATTGTGCTGGCCGACGCCGACCTGGAGCTGGCCGCCAAAACCGCCGCCCAGGCCCGCATGATTAACGCCGGCCAAAGCTGCATTGCCGCCAAGCGCTTTATTATAGAGAAGCCGGTGCTCAAGGAATTCGTGGCGAAGATGAAAACCCACCTGCTGAACTTCCGCCCCGGCGACCCACTCGACGAGGCCACGCAGTACGGCCCCCTGGCCCGCCCCGACCTGGCCGACGAGCTTACCCAGCAAGTTGAAGACTCCGTGAAGCAAGGCGCGAAAGTGGAGCTGTTTGGGGGGCAGAGCAAACCCGGCACCGCCCTGTTTCGGCCCGTAATCCTGACCAACGTAAAGCCCGGCCAACGCGCGTATGAAGAGGAGTTTTTCGGCCCCGTAGCCATTGTTCTGGAAGCCAAAGATGCTGACGACGCCATCCGACTTGCCAACGATTCCCGCTTCGGCCTCGGTGGCTCCGTCTGGACCTGCGACGTCAGGCGCGGCGAGGAGCTGGCGCGGCGCGTGGAGGCCGGGGCGGTGTTCGTAAACAGCATGGTGAAATCGTCGCCGGAAATGCCGTTTGGGGGCGTGAAGAAGTCGGGTTACGGCCGGGAGCTTTCCCACCTCGGCATCCGGGAGTTTGTCAATCAGAAATCCATTTGGGTGGCTAAGGAAACCAAACCGGAGGCTCAAAAGAAAGTAGAATAG
- a CDS encoding RNA polymerase sigma factor translates to MSVPTSESAALETEVLLVQRLRDRDEGAMTIFYDKYSAALFGVIMRIVKKEEIAEDVLQEAMVKIWHSFPSYDAEKGRLFTWVMNVCRNLAIDKIRSRQYRVGSRTQPIEESAALRQAAEPSFRPEHIGLQEMTRQLNPEQRQIVDLLYFGGFTQSEVAEELNLPLGTVKTRARAAIKVLSKLIR, encoded by the coding sequence GTGTCTGTTCCTACTTCTGAGTCAGCTGCCCTCGAAACTGAAGTTCTGCTCGTGCAACGCCTGCGCGACCGGGACGAAGGGGCCATGACCATCTTCTACGACAAGTACTCCGCAGCTTTGTTCGGTGTGATTATGCGCATCGTCAAGAAAGAAGAAATTGCGGAGGATGTTTTGCAGGAGGCCATGGTCAAAATCTGGCACTCATTTCCTTCCTACGACGCCGAAAAAGGGCGTTTGTTTACCTGGGTGATGAATGTGTGCCGAAATTTAGCCATCGACAAAATCCGCTCCCGACAGTACCGCGTAGGTAGTCGTACGCAGCCAATCGAAGAAAGTGCAGCGCTGCGCCAGGCCGCCGAACCCTCGTTCCGGCCTGAGCACATTGGCTTGCAGGAAATGACGCGCCAGCTGAATCCGGAGCAGCGGCAAATCGTGGACCTGCTTTATTTCGGCGGATTTACGCAAAGCGAAGTGGCAGAAGAACTCAACCTCCCGCTCGGTACGGTGAAAACCCGCGCCCGGGCGGCCATCAAAGTACTTTCTAAATTGATTCGGTAA